From a single Nicotiana tomentosiformis chromosome 2, ASM39032v3, whole genome shotgun sequence genomic region:
- the LOC104098040 gene encoding uncharacterized protein, which translates to MEHGSFEDPSKATFSFTDEDHTLANAVRFTLNQDPRVTFCGYSIPHPSDARVNIRVQTTGDPAREVLNDSCQDLMLICQHVRGTFDQAISKFKTEKGLSPMDLKK; encoded by the exons ATGGAACACGGTTCATTTGAAGATCCATCAAAAGCAACATTCTCGTTCACAGATGAGGACCATACGCTGGCAAATGCTGTCCGATTCACTCTAAATCAAGA TCCCAGAGTAACATTCTGTGGTTACAGCATTCCACATCCCTCTGATGCTCGTGTAAACATAAGAGTTCAGACTACTG GGGATCCAGCAAGGGAGGTATTGAACGATTCGTGTCAGGATCTAATGCTTATCTGCCAGCACGTTAGAGGCACATTTGATCAGGCTATTTCAAAGTTTAAAACCGAAAAAGGTTTGAGCCCTATGGATCTCAAGAAATGA